The proteins below are encoded in one region of Triticum aestivum cultivar Chinese Spring chromosome 1B, IWGSC CS RefSeq v2.1, whole genome shotgun sequence:
- the LOC123088690 gene encoding uncharacterized protein: MHYKQSPVPIGSETLELNRGTGGGSGGERASEKEIEDKAREEAIMSLRRAVGFLLTRRLSSRVIPRTAPARSFHSLKDLPIGGAAGVAAAAFAGVGALAAVQYFRKGSDDDEPATRKKGEFIYIYKEEEMEELFENWIKEFNKTYRDKKEKAMRFQVFKETMKWIESQPPSSHKSLFPGNCFADLKSEELPCSQSCIHGLDDPNSEEYRENKFVTENVKGEAIIWKPAVKQGHKQATQVSAYKRYPVQLFLAPSVSNDHNDYC; this comes from the exons ATGCACTATAAACAATCTCCCGTGCCCATTGGTAGCGAAACCCTAGAATTGAATCGAGGCaccggtggcggcagcggcggcgagcgagcgagcgaaaAAGAAATCGAGGATAAGGCGAGGGAAGAGGCAATCATGTCCCTCCGACGGGCCGTCGGTTTCCTCCTCACACGGAGGCTCTCGTCGCGGGTGATCCCAAGGACGGCTCCTGCACGCTCTTTCCACTCCTTG AAGGATCTCCCCATCGGCGGCGCTGCTGGTGTGGCCGCGGCTGCGTTTGCTGGTGTCGGAGCCTTGGCGGCAGTTCAGTATTTCAGGAAAGGCTCAGATGATGATGAGCCAG CTACTCGCAAGAAAGGGGAGTTCATCTATATATATAAAGAGGAGGAGATGGAAGAGTTGTTTGAGAATTGGATCAAGGAGTTCAACAAGACATACCGAGACAAGAAAGAGAAGGCTATGCGGTTCCAAGTGTTCAAGGAAACCATGAAGTGGATCGAATCACAGCCCCCATCTTCCCATAAGTCTTTGTTTCCAGGAAACTGTTTTGCAGACTTAAAAAGCGAGGAGCTTCCGTGCAGCCAGTCCTGTATCCATGGTTTAGATGACCCAAACAGCGAAGAGTACCGCGAGAACAAGTTTGTCACTGAGAATGTGAAAG GAGAAGCAATCATATGGAAGCCAGCCGTGAAGCAGGGCCACAAGCAGGCAACTCAAGTCTCTGCCTACAAACGATATCCGGTGCAACTTTTCTTAGCTCCTAGTGTGTCCAATGATCATAATGATTATTGCTGA
- the LOC123113411 gene encoding protein SYM1, which translates to MAASVATSPACTRLIPSSHLSASAYTAAPSLVRLAGSTRRLRRALRVSAAAEPADALPGPGAGELDGVVPAGLLEELPEGLAFQGDMGGGFAPGGGGGDDGNKMLDRGINAAIVLSASTYALTKLLTVDQDYWHGWTIFEILRYMPEHNWSAYEEALKANPVLAKMMISGVVYSLGDWIAQCYEGKPIFEFDRTRMFRSGLVGFTLHGSLSHYYYHFCESLFPFKDWWAVPVKVAFDQTAWSALWNSIYFVALGFLRWESPSTIFRELKATFFPMLTAGWKLWPFAHLITYGVVPIEQRLLWVDCVELIWVTILSTYSNEKSEARILDDSSTTDTQDNSR; encoded by the exons ATGGCGGCGTCCGTGGCCACCTCCCCGGCCTGCACCCGGCTCATCCCCAGCAGCCACCTCTCCGCCTCGGCCTACACGGCCGCGCCGTCTCTCGTCCGCCTGGCGGGGTCCACCAGGCGCCTCCGCCGGGCCCTGCGCGTCTCGGCCGCGGCGGAGCCGGCCGACGCGCTGCCGGGGCCCGGGGCCGGCGAGCTAGACGGGGTGGTGCCGGCGGGGCTGCTCGAGGAGCTGCCGGAGGGCCTCGCCTTCCAGGGCGACATGGGCGGGGGGTTCgcacccggcggcggcggcggggacgacggCAACAAGATGCTCGACCGCGGCATCAACGCCGCCATCGTGCTCAGCGCCAGCACCTACGCGCTCACCAAGCTCCTCACCGTTGACCAGGACTACTGGCAT GGGTGGACCATCTTTGAGATCCTGCGGTACATGCCGGAGCACAACTGGTCGGCGTACGAGGAGGCCCTCAAGGCCAATCCGGTTCTTGCTAAGATGATGATCAGCGGCGTCGTCTATTCCCTTGGCGACTGGATAGCCCAG TGTTACGAAGGGAAACCCATCTTCGAGTTTGACCGCACTCGTATGTTCAGGTCTGGCCTTGTAGGGTTCACCCTCCACGGATCCCTTTCGCACTACTACTACCATTTCTGCGAG TCCTTGTTCCCTTTCAAGGATTGGTGGGCAGTGCCTGTCAAGGTTGCGTTTGATCAGACGGCTTGGTCTGCCCTGTGGAACAGCATCTACTTCGTCGCCCTGGGCTTCCTTCGCTGGGAATCTCCATCCACCATATTCAGAGAGCTCAAGGCCACCTTCTTCCCCATGCTTACT GCTGGATGGAAGCTATGGCCATTTGCACACTTAATTACGTATGGTGTGGTTCCTATCGAACAAAGACTTCTCTGGGTCGACTGTGTCGAATTAATCTGGGTCACCATCTTGTCAAC TTACTCGAACGAGAAATCTGAAGCAAGGATCTTAGATGATTCCTCCACAACAGATACGCAG GACAACTCAAGATAG